The Psychrobacillus sp. FSL K6-2836 nucleotide sequence CACACCCATTATGGAAATGATTAAGACTGTTGTGACCAAAATTATTCTTGTTTTGATTCTCATGTGATTCCTCCAAAAACTCCAATATAGATCGCTTTACACATTATATCAGAACTTCAATCATGAGAAATTATCTAGACTTTTCTATATAGAGAACCTAATTTAAGTAACTACATTGTATATCGAACTAATCTTAAAAAGTCTTGCTCTCCTACGATTTCAATTGGAAGCCCTTGTTGAATCATGCCTTCTACCTTTTGCATTTTAGTGCTTTTAATGCCCTGTAGATATTTGGCTAGATCATTATCTCCCACGACTAAGTAATTTGTTTGAAGGTCGACCGCCCCTTTGCAAACTGCTCCACAATTCACTGCAAGTTGGGCTGCTTTTGATCTTGTCATAGAAAGCATTCTTCCTGTGAAAACAATTTGAGCTCCGTAAAATGGATGCTTGGAATTTAGCTCTGTACTTTCCGGTTCTAAAAATTCAATAGTCTTGTCTGATTTACTACTGCGCTTGGATGTGGGCAGTTTCTTCGTTTGAATAGATGAGCTTATTTTCACATTATGTAGTTTTGCCATTTGTTGAACTGTATTTGTTTGCGTTTTCTGCATCGCTTCTATTGTAATGATAGCTGCTGCACGAGCATCCTCTAGGGCATCATGATGTCTTAAAGAAATACCTAAGTAGCTCGCTACAGTTGAAAGCTTATGATTGTATAGCTGTGGCCAAACCTTTTTAGCAATTCGATAAGAACATCCATATTCAAATTTTGGAGAAGGTTCATGAAATTGACGTAAGGATTCCTGTAAAACACCC carries:
- a CDS encoding exonuclease domain-containing protein; translation: MDFVAIDFETANNLRSSVCSVGIVQVKNGKIYREIQSLINPLSEFHYYNTKIHGITEYMVHSAPTFEEFWPNMKNLIEGQVVIAHNASFDMGVLQESLRQFHEPSPKFEYGCSYRIAKKVWPQLYNHKLSTVASYLGISLRHHDALEDARAAAIITIEAMQKTQTNTVQQMAKLHNVKISSSIQTKKLPTSKRSSKSDKTIEFLEPESTELNSKHPFYGAQIVFTGRMLSMTRSKAAQLAVNCGAVCKGAVDLQTNYLVVGDNDLAKYLQGIKSTKMQKVEGMIQQGLPIEIVGEQDFLRLVRYTM